One Ignavibacterium sp. DNA segment encodes these proteins:
- a CDS encoding PAS domain-containing sensor histidine kinase → MNKEENISSSFFANPHFAFYRISSNGYPVFANQTLVRMLGFSSRDEFIKSFKENPQFRENFSISKYQEHLLKINNTDGVESRWRKKNGRIVVVTEYIQKYFDPTDGSIFYDCIAEDITEKKIIDELMSDVIGRDYAIIKALPDILFILSNDGNFTDYKTGNNSGFPISPDYFVGKSLWDVFPQQISDDLYRTIKETRLNGQLSTYDFQMPGQFGSKHYEARVVKSHQNEVLLLLRDVTNQKQNELQILKIAEDLRQINDTKDKFVSIIAHDVKTPIVALIGYAEILAEDIEELQKSEIKEFASSIVEISKQTIGLLTNLLEWSRLQTGRIEFHPVQMNAFNTVENSISLLASNAEQKNIKIINELDKDTYIYADENMMQSVFNNLLTNAIKFTNRNGEINVTSDKCEDMICFSVKDNGVGMDAKQKTLLFEMNKSFTTPGTTNEKGSGLGMILCKDFIEKHGGKIWVESSVGNGSEFFFTVPASVNYYSVKESIL, encoded by the coding sequence ATGAATAAAGAAGAAAATATTTCTTCAAGTTTTTTTGCAAATCCTCATTTTGCATTCTATAGAATATCATCAAACGGTTATCCAGTCTTTGCAAATCAGACATTAGTAAGAATGCTTGGTTTCAGTTCCCGCGACGAATTTATTAAATCATTTAAGGAAAATCCCCAGTTCAGAGAGAATTTTTCTATTTCGAAATATCAGGAACACCTATTAAAGATTAATAATACAGATGGAGTTGAATCAAGATGGCGTAAAAAGAACGGAAGGATTGTTGTTGTAACCGAGTATATACAAAAATATTTTGATCCAACTGATGGCAGTATTTTTTATGATTGTATAGCAGAAGATATTACCGAGAAAAAAATAATTGATGAATTGATGAGCGATGTTATTGGGAGAGATTATGCAATTATCAAAGCCTTGCCGGATATTTTATTTATTTTATCTAATGACGGAAATTTTACTGATTATAAAACAGGTAACAATTCAGGTTTCCCGATATCACCAGATTACTTTGTCGGTAAAAGTTTATGGGATGTCTTCCCTCAGCAGATTTCAGATGACCTTTATAGAACAATAAAGGAAACACGCTTAAATGGACAATTAAGTACTTATGATTTTCAGATGCCCGGACAGTTTGGCTCAAAACATTATGAAGCAAGAGTAGTTAAGAGTCATCAGAATGAAGTTTTATTATTGCTGAGGGATGTTACTAATCAGAAACAAAATGAATTACAGATACTCAAGATTGCAGAAGATCTTAGACAGATAAATGATACTAAAGATAAATTTGTTTCCATTATTGCCCATGATGTTAAAACCCCAATCGTTGCACTTATCGGTTATGCTGAAATTCTTGCAGAAGACATTGAAGAATTACAGAAATCTGAGATAAAAGAATTTGCTTCAAGTATTGTAGAGATTTCTAAACAGACAATTGGATTATTAACTAATCTTCTTGAATGGAGCAGACTCCAAACAGGCAGAATAGAATTTCATCCAGTACAGATGAATGCATTTAATACTGTGGAAAATTCAATATCATTACTTGCATCCAATGCTGAACAGAAAAATATTAAGATAATTAACGAGCTTGATAAAGACACTTATATTTATGCTGATGAAAATATGATGCAATCAGTTTTTAATAACCTCTTAACCAACGCAATTAAGTTTACGAATAGAAATGGTGAGATAAATGTAACATCTGATAAGTGTGAGGATATGATTTGCTTTTCTGTTAAAGATAACGGTGTTGGTATGGATGCTAAACAGAAAACTTTACTGTTTGAAATGAATAAGAGTTTTACTACTCCTGGTACGACAAACGAAAAAGGCTCCGGACTTGGTATGATATTATGCAAAGATTTTATCGAAAAACATGGTGGTAAAATATGGGTTGAAAGTTCTGTTGGAAATGGATCTGAGTTCTTCTTTACTGTACCTGCCTCAGTCAACTATTATTCAGTAAAAGAATCCATTTTGTAA
- a CDS encoding PAS domain S-box protein: MKTTEPQIINSFNSISYNKLLQNAISVAFYRCEIINNQLIRKFDEKIVELTGYTEDYFNNEYDLWNNNVHEEDYDLVKCEQEEIWTKDNIELIYRWKCADGQYKWFLDKSELIKDVDGNPKEIFGLIVDINERNRVKKEFETNRLFTQKILKTIPGILFIIDLNKDRIIYSNFPEFKFLGYNEEEILQQGEKIFSEIICQDDKPKLINLLSELNALPDGTVKETEIRIRDKAGKYFWFLVKITIFKRDETNKAAQLIGLLENKHKDKIVKDKLEESEQSYKNLFNTISDAIFIQDYDWTFIDVNDGAVSFFGYTREELIEKNPEFISSGDENDIDEIKRKFEFAKSNVSQKIEFVGKKKDKTKIFTEVQIFKGIYFGKNVIIAQMRDITNRKKSELKMQAALSDKNVLLKEVHHRVKNNLQAMIYLIEMQIDKLEDKNVEMFLRELQEQARTMSLVYEQLYQSDHPAKIDMENYLKSLTSHVFQAFASGREIICNVEAENVILNVEAAMPCGLIVNELLTNSLKYAFNDLTDGAAKLNVKLSKNNNLIEIIVMDNGKGIPQNFNWENTESLGLKLVNYWVKYQLAGSIELDTTSGTKFNIKFENV, translated from the coding sequence TTGAAAACTACCGAACCTCAAATAATAAATTCTTTTAATAGTATCAGTTACAATAAACTTCTGCAAAATGCGATCTCCGTAGCTTTTTACAGGTGTGAAATAATTAATAATCAATTGATTAGAAAGTTTGATGAGAAAATTGTTGAGCTAACTGGTTACACAGAAGATTATTTTAATAATGAATATGATTTGTGGAATAATAATGTACACGAAGAAGACTATGACTTGGTAAAATGTGAACAAGAAGAGATTTGGACAAAAGATAATATTGAACTTATTTATCGCTGGAAATGTGCCGATGGGCAATACAAATGGTTCTTGGATAAATCAGAGCTTATTAAAGATGTTGATGGAAATCCAAAAGAAATTTTTGGGTTAATAGTGGATATTAATGAAAGAAATCGTGTAAAAAAGGAATTTGAAACTAACCGGTTATTTACTCAGAAAATTCTTAAAACAATCCCAGGTATCTTATTTATCATTGATTTAAATAAAGACAGAATAATCTATTCTAACTTTCCTGAGTTTAAATTCCTTGGATATAACGAAGAAGAAATATTACAACAGGGCGAAAAAATATTTTCAGAGATTATTTGCCAGGATGATAAACCGAAGTTAATTAATCTTCTGTCTGAGCTTAATGCTCTGCCAGACGGCACTGTCAAAGAAACAGAAATAAGAATCAGAGATAAGGCTGGCAAGTATTTTTGGTTTCTCGTTAAAATAACAATCTTTAAACGTGATGAAACAAATAAAGCAGCACAATTAATAGGGCTGCTCGAAAACAAACATAAGGATAAGATCGTTAAAGATAAACTTGAAGAAAGTGAACAGAGCTATAAAAATCTTTTCAACACAATCAGTGATGCAATATTTATTCAGGATTATGATTGGACCTTTATTGATGTAAACGACGGGGCAGTTTCATTTTTTGGATATACCCGTGAAGAACTGATAGAGAAGAACCCTGAATTTATCAGCAGCGGGGATGAGAACGACATTGATGAGATAAAAAGAAAGTTTGAATTTGCTAAAAGTAATGTTTCACAAAAAATTGAATTTGTCGGTAAGAAAAAAGACAAAACAAAAATCTTCACTGAAGTTCAGATTTTTAAAGGGATTTATTTTGGCAAAAATGTGATAATCGCACAAATGCGTGATATAACGAACAGAAAAAAATCTGAACTAAAAATGCAAGCTGCGCTTTCTGATAAGAATGTTTTATTGAAAGAGGTACACCACAGAGTAAAAAATAATTTACAAGCAATGATCTATCTTATTGAAATGCAGATAGATAAACTTGAAGATAAAAATGTTGAAATGTTTCTGCGGGAATTGCAGGAACAAGCCCGAACTATGTCGTTAGTCTATGAACAATTATATCAATCTGACCACCCAGCAAAGATTGATATGGAGAATTACCTTAAAAGCTTAACCTCTCATGTCTTTCAGGCATTTGCCTCCGGCAGAGAAATTATTTGTAATGTGGAAGCAGAAAATGTTATTCTTAATGTAGAAGCCGCAATGCCCTGCGGACTTATTGTTAACGAACTTCTTACGAACTCATTAAAATATGCTTTTAATGATTTAACAGATGGAGCAGCTAAACTCAATGTTAAACTAAGCAAAAATAATAACCTGATTGAAATAATAGTGATGGATAACGGTAAAGGAATACCCCAAAATTTTAATTGGGAAAATACGGAATCACTCGGGCTTAAGCTTGTTAACTATTGGGTCAAATATCAATTAGCCGGCTCAATAGAGCTTGATACAACTTCCGGAACAAAGTTCAATATAAAATTCGAAAATGTCTGA
- a CDS encoding PAS domain S-box protein: MSEINNYKKILIVEDDAIVASQLQRIVDSLGYTALNPVATGTEAVNLALKEIPDLILMDVKLKGELTGIEAADLIHTESEIPVIYLTAYADQETIQRSKDRGTYGFLTKPVRDKELGAMIETAIYKSSTDRSLKHFNQLLKAIRSIDKLIARESIPEKLLYEACSILVNSKDYLASWISYEQEPASNPMVFSEKFKKSFKGGVTNHFIKKRIQSVIEKPLSKNEFTLFKDDEALNLVDKLFTDHNIKQPVVLLCPMMVKEKFFGFIVIISKEPYGFDTEEIELLQTLGEDIAFALNSIEIEKERILAEQALSERESYYRSLLHSMHEDILVIDRDYNIIDANNSTLKTTGFATSEIIGKKCYKISHDLDMPCCEAGIKCELQNVFDNGLPKLVRHIHKKIDGQPVYVDVLFSPLKDETGKVTKVIKSIHDVTDLLATQEALRESEERIKQIADNVDIVFFTLNSDESGEKITYLSPAFNRLWGMDKMKALEDSKNWLDTIYLKDRKRLLELISKIRLSDNLIGNIEYRIVRPDGSTRWINSRLKAISKNSKSSVNIIGIAEDITDRILTENKLKKSEQAYKNLFDNAHDPIIIFEPERGIILNTNTRACEVYGLEKIELIGTSFYALCSDKQELYKKVADAADLVDVSTFEIESLSNNGKKIHLEVNISPTDYLGQKAIIAVNRDISFRKNAEKELRFLSEIVKQSPASVLLTNTDLVVEYVNPKFVDLTGFTETEVIGQKVNSVKPLAGQNSEQIWSIVKEGNIWMGEVMNVNKDLQSYWTSLIISPIINEKGKTIHFLLIEQDVTQQKELELELKNALNKAKEINNFKTHLLGNLNHEIRTPMNSIIGFSQIIAEEAKDEDVIEMSNKIIKSSYRLLNTLNSIIELSDLESERLKINRTDINVSHFVRYLDYSYKSISAEKNLFFEVDIKDEDIIIQSDEKLLEQIFRNLIDNAVKYTEKGGITITVNQIEDEKKNLNCFISVRDTGIGISEKNKNVIFDAFRQLSEGATRKYEGTGLGLTIANKMVSLLDGKLNVESKENVGSEFSVILPFNTNSKKSSSVIKNPFEVDFQIDSSSAKVPHLLIVEDYLMNVDIMKYFLNDIATMDTTTNYEETIAAIKDSEYDIILMDINLKDSIGGVELMKEIRKINRYKNAPIIAITGYTSSMDQEIFMQEGFTDFLAKPFNQKQLKEIILKNLS; encoded by the coding sequence ATGTCTGAGATTAATAATTATAAAAAAATATTAATTGTTGAAGATGACGCAATTGTAGCTTCGCAGCTTCAGAGAATAGTAGATTCATTGGGATATACAGCATTAAATCCGGTAGCTACAGGCACTGAAGCTGTTAACCTTGCTCTGAAGGAAATTCCTGACCTTATCTTGATGGATGTTAAATTAAAAGGTGAATTAACAGGAATTGAAGCAGCAGATCTTATTCATACAGAATCGGAAATTCCCGTGATTTATTTAACTGCGTATGCTGACCAGGAAACTATCCAGAGAAGCAAAGACAGAGGAACTTATGGATTTCTGACCAAACCTGTGCGTGATAAAGAACTTGGGGCAATGATTGAAACAGCCATTTATAAATCTTCTACAGACAGATCATTAAAACATTTCAATCAACTGCTTAAGGCTATTAGAAGTATTGATAAACTGATTGCAAGAGAAAGCATTCCTGAAAAATTACTTTATGAAGCGTGTTCAATTCTTGTTAATTCAAAAGATTATTTAGCAAGCTGGATCAGTTATGAGCAGGAACCTGCTTCAAATCCCATGGTGTTCTCAGAAAAATTTAAAAAATCTTTCAAAGGCGGAGTTACAAATCATTTTATTAAAAAAAGGATTCAAAGTGTTATAGAAAAACCTTTATCAAAAAATGAATTTACCTTATTTAAGGATGATGAAGCTCTTAATCTTGTTGATAAATTATTTACTGATCACAACATAAAACAGCCGGTTGTTCTTTTATGCCCTATGATGGTTAAAGAAAAGTTTTTTGGATTTATTGTCATTATTTCCAAGGAGCCCTATGGTTTTGATACAGAAGAAATTGAGCTGCTTCAAACATTAGGTGAAGATATTGCATTTGCATTAAACAGTATTGAAATAGAAAAAGAAAGAATTTTAGCAGAGCAGGCGCTTAGTGAAAGAGAATCTTATTACCGGTCTCTATTACATAGTATGCACGAAGATATTTTAGTGATTGACAGGGATTACAATATTATTGACGCAAATAATTCTACTCTTAAAACAACTGGTTTTGCTACTTCTGAAATAATTGGCAAAAAATGTTATAAGATATCTCACGATCTGGATATGCCCTGCTGCGAAGCCGGAATTAAGTGTGAGCTGCAGAATGTTTTTGATAATGGTCTTCCAAAACTTGTAAGACATATTCATAAAAAAATCGATGGTCAGCCAGTTTATGTTGACGTATTGTTTTCGCCGTTAAAAGATGAAACAGGAAAAGTTACCAAAGTAATTAAGTCAATCCATGATGTAACTGATCTATTAGCTACTCAGGAAGCCCTTCGGGAAAGTGAAGAAAGAATCAAACAAATTGCTGATAATGTTGATATTGTATTTTTTACCCTTAACAGCGATGAAAGTGGAGAGAAAATAACTTACTTAAGTCCGGCTTTTAATCGCCTTTGGGGTATGGATAAAATGAAAGCTCTCGAAGATTCAAAAAACTGGCTGGATACAATTTATCTTAAAGACAGAAAAAGATTATTAGAACTGATAAGTAAAATTCGTCTTTCAGATAATCTGATTGGAAATATTGAATACAGAATAGTTAGACCTGACGGAAGCACTCGATGGATCAACTCAAGATTAAAAGCAATTTCAAAGAATAGTAAATCTTCAGTTAATATTATTGGAATTGCTGAGGATATAACTGACAGAATCTTGACAGAGAATAAATTAAAGAAATCAGAACAAGCCTATAAAAATCTTTTTGATAATGCTCATGATCCGATTATTATCTTTGAACCAGAAAGAGGAATAATACTAAACACTAACACAAGAGCCTGCGAAGTTTATGGATTAGAAAAAATTGAATTAATAGGAACATCATTTTATGCTCTTTGCAGCGATAAGCAGGAATTATACAAAAAAGTTGCTGATGCTGCGGATTTAGTTGATGTATCAACATTTGAAATTGAGTCATTAAGTAACAATGGAAAAAAAATACATCTCGAGGTAAATATATCACCGACAGATTATCTTGGACAAAAAGCAATTATTGCAGTTAACCGGGATATTTCATTCAGAAAGAATGCTGAAAAAGAATTAAGGTTCTTATCTGAAATTGTTAAACAAAGTCCTGCCTCAGTTTTATTGACTAATACTGATCTGGTTGTTGAATATGTAAATCCAAAATTTGTTGATCTTACAGGCTTTACAGAAACTGAAGTTATCGGGCAGAAAGTTAATTCTGTTAAACCACTTGCAGGTCAGAATTCAGAACAAATATGGTCTATTGTTAAAGAAGGCAATATCTGGATGGGTGAAGTGATGAATGTTAATAAAGATTTGCAATCATACTGGACTTCACTTATTATTTCTCCGATTATAAATGAAAAAGGAAAAACAATTCATTTTCTTTTAATTGAGCAGGATGTAACACAGCAAAAAGAATTAGAATTAGAATTAAAAAATGCTTTGAACAAAGCAAAGGAAATAAACAACTTCAAAACTCACTTGTTAGGCAATCTTAATCATGAAATAAGAACTCCAATGAACTCAATTATCGGTTTCTCTCAGATTATCGCAGAAGAAGCCAAAGATGAAGATGTAATTGAGATGTCCAACAAGATAATTAAATCGAGTTACAGATTATTAAATACTCTCAATTCTATTATTGAACTATCTGACCTTGAGTCGGAGAGATTAAAAATAAATAGAACTGATATTAATGTTTCTCATTTTGTAAGATATTTGGATTACAGTTACAAGAGCATTTCTGCTGAAAAAAATCTTTTCTTTGAAGTTGATATAAAAGATGAAGATATAATAATACAATCTGATGAAAAACTTTTAGAGCAGATATTCCGTAATCTGATTGATAATGCAGTTAAATATACAGAGAAGGGCGGCATAACAATTACTGTAAACCAAATTGAAGATGAAAAGAAGAATCTTAATTGTTTTATATCTGTTAGAGATACAGGAATTGGAATATCTGAGAAAAATAAAAATGTGATCTTTGATGCTTTCAGACAACTAAGTGAAGGTGCAACTAGAAAATATGAAGGTACAGGACTTGGACTTACAATAGCTAATAAAATGGTTTCTCTTCTTGATGGAAAATTAAATGTTGAAAGCAAAGAAAATGTCGGTTCTGAATTTTCTGTAATACTACCTTTTAATACAAATAGCAAAAAAAGCAGCAGCGTAATTAAAAATCCATTTGAAGTTGATTTTCAGATTGATAGCAGTTCGGCAAAAGTACCGCACTTACTGATTGTGGAAGATTATTTAATGAATGTTGATATCATGAAATATTTCTTAAATGATATTGCAACAATGGATACCACTACTAATTACGAAGAAACAATAGCCGCAATAAAAGATTCAGAGTACGATATTATACTTATGGACATAAACTTAAAAGATAGCATCGGTGGAGTTGAATTAATGAAAGAGATTAGAAAAATTAACCGTTATAAAAATGCCCCTATCATTGCAATTACCGGTTATACATCATCGATGGATCAAGAAATTTTTATGCAGGAAGGATTTACTGACTTTTTGGCAAAACCGTTTAATCAGAAACAGCTTAAGGAAATAATACTGAAAAATCTATCATAA
- a CDS encoding ATP-binding protein, with protein sequence MPKKIQIRLIILILVISFFYAISVIYLKTKETSFLNEISVEKKSTLNSIIIDYLTQPKYKIEFIPERKLTANNLIGYINSGKFIVKDSIIQIQSILDNIAKSTNSTLKFITKDELKIIKEKTGPQYIRAIFEIENDKGSLKHILVVEKESEVLTNKSLGLSSEYIELGLIFLGLIIVITHVIFFQFIKPLSIIIKSIRTNKLQPLQKFENSKNEFGVLTNLIKDFFEQRKLLEEEVKVRKITQEELETLNDELEKRVVDRTEELAVTNLELQKERDQTKKYLDIAGTVIALLDRDGYIQLINKKGDEVLGYKPGELVGKNWYDTCLPVYEKEKQIKLFSDVINNKQEPFNQLIIDVETKGKEIRTLIFHITFLMNKDKNYKGVLFSAEDITELKQKEKELIEAKEKADESNKLKSTFLANMSHELRTPMIGILGYSDLLVNELEDDKYKKMASAIYESGQRLIETLNMILDLSRLEANKHNIDYQIVNVNSLIKNITFHFEAAAKKKNLFLKTSFPSIEIMSRTDPRMLRDVFNNLINNALKFTNKGGVFVSLELFHRDFIVSIKDTGIGITEENLGLVFEEFRQVSEGLGRGFQGTGLGLTICKKYVELLGGQISIKSTPGKGSEFTCQLPLFSYSTDEEAVRNEANQMYADTAEKKSSESRIDKKILIVEDDLTSREVINLFLKNLYKVIFAEDGVKAIEIAEKEKFDLILMDINLGTGITGIEVMERIRKIAGYEKTPMIAATAFAMLGDREKFLSIGFNHYISKPYIKAQLTKLLSEALKK encoded by the coding sequence ATGCCCAAAAAAATTCAGATACGATTAATAATTCTGATTCTAGTTATATCATTTTTTTATGCTATATCAGTAATTTATTTAAAGACAAAAGAAACATCATTTCTCAATGAAATTTCTGTTGAAAAAAAATCAACTCTCAATTCAATTATAATTGACTATTTAACTCAGCCAAAATATAAAATTGAATTTATTCCGGAAAGAAAACTAACCGCAAACAATCTGATTGGATACATAAACAGTGGAAAATTCATAGTAAAGGATTCAATAATACAGATTCAATCAATACTTGATAATATTGCCAAATCAACAAATTCGACACTAAAGTTCATTACAAAAGATGAACTTAAAATAATAAAGGAAAAAACCGGGCCACAGTATATCAGAGCAATTTTTGAAATTGAAAATGACAAAGGATCATTAAAACATATTTTAGTTGTAGAAAAGGAATCAGAAGTTTTAACAAATAAATCTCTAGGACTAAGCAGTGAGTATATAGAACTTGGGTTGATTTTTTTGGGATTAATAATAGTTATAACTCACGTGATTTTTTTTCAGTTTATTAAACCATTATCCATAATCATAAAAAGTATCAGAACTAACAAGTTACAGCCACTTCAAAAATTTGAAAACAGTAAAAACGAATTTGGTGTTTTAACAAATCTTATAAAGGACTTTTTTGAACAGAGAAAATTACTTGAAGAGGAAGTTAAAGTAAGAAAAATAACACAGGAAGAACTTGAAACACTTAATGATGAGCTTGAGAAAAGAGTTGTTGACAGGACAGAAGAACTTGCCGTAACAAATCTGGAGCTTCAGAAAGAAAGAGACCAGACAAAAAAATATCTTGATATTGCAGGTACAGTTATCGCGCTATTAGACCGTGATGGCTACATACAATTGATTAACAAAAAGGGCGATGAAGTATTAGGCTATAAACCAGGTGAATTGGTCGGGAAGAACTGGTATGATACCTGTTTGCCTGTTTATGAAAAAGAAAAGCAGATAAAGTTGTTTTCAGATGTAATCAATAATAAACAGGAACCATTTAACCAGCTGATTATTGATGTGGAAACCAAAGGGAAAGAAATACGAACTCTTATTTTTCATATAACATTTCTGATGAATAAAGATAAGAACTATAAGGGTGTTTTGTTTTCTGCTGAAGATATAACAGAGCTAAAGCAAAAAGAAAAAGAATTAATTGAGGCTAAAGAAAAAGCAGATGAATCAAATAAACTAAAATCAACTTTTCTTGCAAATATGAGCCACGAACTAAGAACACCAATGATCGGTATCCTTGGATATTCAGATTTATTGGTTAATGAATTGGAAGATGATAAGTATAAAAAAATGGCAAGTGCAATTTATGAGAGCGGGCAAAGGTTAATTGAAACTTTGAATATGATACTGGATTTATCGCGTTTAGAAGCAAATAAACACAACATAGATTATCAAATAGTAAATGTAAACTCTTTAATTAAAAATATTACATTCCATTTTGAAGCTGCTGCTAAAAAGAAAAATCTTTTCCTGAAAACTTCTTTTCCTTCAATTGAAATTATGAGCAGAACTGATCCGAGAATGCTGAGAGATGTTTTTAATAATCTGATTAATAATGCGTTGAAGTTTACAAATAAAGGCGGAGTATTCGTAAGCCTGGAATTGTTTCACAGGGATTTTATAGTATCTATTAAAGATACAGGTATTGGAATTACTGAAGAAAATCTTGGGCTTGTATTCGAAGAATTTCGTCAGGTATCAGAAGGATTAGGCAGAGGTTTTCAGGGGACAGGGCTGGGTTTAACAATTTGTAAAAAGTATGTTGAACTTCTTGGTGGTCAAATATCAATCAAAAGCACACCGGGTAAAGGGTCAGAATTTACTTGTCAGTTGCCTCTCTTTTCTTATAGTACAGATGAAGAGGCAGTAAGAAATGAAGCAAATCAAATGTATGCTGATACTGCAGAAAAAAAATCTTCAGAATCAAGAATAGATAAAAAGATACTTATCGTAGAAGATGATTTGACATCAAGAGAAGTAATAAATCTTTTTTTGAAAAATCTTTATAAAGTTATATTTGCTGAAGACGGTGTAAAGGCAATTGAAATTGCAGAGAAAGAAAAATTTGATTTAATTTTAATGGATATAAATTTGGGTACAGGTATTACGGGCATTGAGGTTATGGAAAGAATAAGAAAAATTGCAGGATATGAAAAAACTCCGATGATTGCTGCAACTGCATTTGCAATGTTAGGTGATAGAGAAAAATTTTTATCAATTGGATTTAATCATTATATCTCCAAACCATATATTAAAGCTCAGCTTACAAAACTGTTGAGTGAAGCGCTAAAGAAGTAA